One Rosa chinensis cultivar Old Blush chromosome 3, RchiOBHm-V2, whole genome shotgun sequence DNA window includes the following coding sequences:
- the LOC112191258 gene encoding zeatin O-glucosyltransferase: protein MASNEVVIVMVPLPLQGHLNQLLHLSRLISTYNIPVHFVGTPNHNRQAKLRVQGWDQTSDGSNYIQFHDFSIPPFPCPPPNPSAPTKFPSHLQPTFQATTHLRHPVAALLRKLASQSRRVVVIHDSLMASVIQDVGSIVNTESYTFHTVSAFAIFLLLWESIGKPSELEGVEVQIPDTVPRLEDCFPDEFFDFVVAQYEYKKYSSGSIFNTSKTIEGQYIDLLSKLGDNKKHWAIGPFNPVSISLKTPKHMCLDWLDKQDANSVIYVSFGTTTTMTDEQIMELAIGLEESKQKFIWVLRDADKGDLFLDGDQVRKPKLPEGYEQRVKDRGVVVRDWAPQLEILSHKSIAWFVSHCGWNSCMESVTMGVPIACWPMHSDQPRNTVLVTRVLKVGLVMRDWERRGELVTSSMVKDGVQKLMGSGEADVIRKRAGELGVAVRGSMGKGGTSRAELSSFVAHITR, encoded by the coding sequence ATGGCTTCTAATGAAGTGGTGATTGTCATGGTGCCTTTACCATTGCAAGGCCACCTCAACCAGCTCCTCCACCTCTCCCGCCTCATCTCCACCTACAACATTCCCGTCCACTTCGTCGGAACCCCCAATCACAACCGTCAAGCCAAGCTTCGAGTCCAAGGCTGGGATCAAACCTCAGACGGCTCAAACTATATCCAATTCCATGACTTCTCCATCCCTCCTTTTCCTTGCCCCCCTCCCAACCCTAGTGCACCAACCAAGTTCCCTTCTCATCTCCAACCCACATTTCAAGCCACCACCCATCTCCGCCACCCAGTCGCCGCACTTCTACGCAAACTAGCCTCTCAGTCAAGGCGAGTAGTCGTCATCCACGACTCCCTCATGGCTTCCGTCATCCAAGACGTGGGTTCCATCGTAAACACCGAGTCCTATACCTTCCACACTGTTTCCGCCTTCGCCATTTTCCTGTTATTATGGGAATCAATTGGAAAGCCTTCTGAGCTAGAAGGGGTGGAGGTCCAAATCCCTGACACCGTCCCCCGTCTCGAGGATTGTTTCCCCGACGAGTTCTTTGATTTCGTTGTTGCTCAATATGAATACAAAAAGTACAGCTCAGGGAGCATCTTTAACACCAGCAAAACCATAGAAGGTCAGTACATAGATTTACTAAGCAAATTAGGTGATAATAAGAAGCATTGGGCTATTGGGCCGTTCAACCCGGTGTCCATATCCCTGAAAACTCCAAAGCACATGTGCTTGGATTGGCTTGATAAACAAGATGCCAACTCAGTAATATATGTGTCTTTTGGAACAACCACCACCATGACAGATGAACAGATCATGGAGTTGGCTATTGGGTTGGAAGAAAGCAAACAAAAATTCATTTGGGTATTAAGAGATGCTGACAAGGGTGACCTTTTCCTCGACGGAGACCAAGTTAGAAAGCCTAAGCTTCCAGAAGGGTATGAACAGAGAGTGAAAGATAGGGGAGTAGTAGTTAGAGATTGGGCGCCCCAGTTGGAGATTCTGTCGCACAAATCAATTGCTTGGTTCGTAAGTCATTGTGGATGGAACTCATGCATGGAAAGTGTCACGATGGGAGTTCCCATAGCATGTTGGCCGATGCACTCGGACCAACCAAGAAACACGGTTCTGGTTACTAGGGTGCTCAAAGTTGGTTTGGTTATGAGAGATTGGGAGAGAAGGGGTGAGCTTGTGACATCTTCAATGGTGAAAGATGGTGTGCAGAAATTGATGGGATCTGGAGAAGCGGATGTGATAAGGAAGAGGGCAGGAGAGTTGGGTGTTGCTGTGAGAGGGTCGATGGGGAAAGGCGGAACTTCTCGGGCGGAGTTGTCTTCATTTGTTGCTCATATTACTAGATAG